The following proteins come from a genomic window of Anopheles ziemanni chromosome 3, idAnoZiCoDA_A2_x.2, whole genome shotgun sequence:
- the LOC131288771 gene encoding radial spoke head protein 9 homolog yields MEISQFSESVPYLANFFRTIPKPTQLKLAHSLLLLKNSQRLRTLFYLGRLEAHSNAYHLAFGSPEEDLFREQKFFFSQNGTVWYLLLEPAVWSEDWGRLHQEFTGNLGYIVKYRPERDGSTGSVKVREQDRLWYVVHAILREAAFVPRGAMRWSTGGEAVLNPFFRGLSESELCALSNYQHFRQPERAAEENLRGRAECDLPLDVFDRPEVDVLPEGKSFALRVDDTGTIATWSSLYWIGLVNYHRADRNVYGFFYAGDGRKNWDLPFMVDL; encoded by the coding sequence GCGAACTTTTTCCGCACCATCCCGAAACCGACGCAGCTGAAGTTAGCACATTCGCTGCTTCTACTCAAGAACAGCCAGCGCCTTCGCACGCTGTTCTACCTTGGCCGCCTGGAGGCCCATTCGAACGCCTACCATCTCGCCTTCGGCTCACCGGAAGAGGATCTATTTCGGgagcaaaagtttttcttcagCCAGAATGGCACCGTGTGGTATCTGCTGCTGGAACCAGCCGTCTGGAGCGAAGACTGGGGACGCCTTCACCAGGAGTTCACGGGTAATTTAGGTTACATCGTGAAATACCGACCCGAGCGAGACGGATCGACCGGCAGCGTGAAGGTGCGCGAACAGGATCGTCTCTGGTACGTGGTCCATGCGATCCTGCGGGAGGCAGCATTCGTTCCTCGAGGTGCCATGCGTTGGTCGACGGGTGGGGAGGCCGTTTTGAATCCGTTTTTCCGCGGGCTGAGCGAGTCCGAACTGTGTGCGCTGAGCAATTATCAGCACTTCCGGCAGCCGGAGCGTGCGGCCGAGGAAAATTTGCGTGGCCGAGCGGAGTGTGACCTGCCGCTGGACGTGTTCGATCGGCCGGAGGTGGACGTGCTGCcggaagggaaaagttttgcccTACGAGTGGACGATACCGGTACGATTGCAACGTGGAGCTCGCTGTACTGGATCGGGCTGGTCAATTATCATCGGGCGGACCGGAACGTGTACGGGTTTTTCTACGCCggcgatggaaggaaaaattggGACCTTCCGTTCATGGTTGATTtgtaa